In Agromyces sp. 3263, a single genomic region encodes these proteins:
- a CDS encoding WXG100 family type VII secretion target has protein sequence MTTYHVDAAQVSAATQTVQGTIGRIQAEVSSLLGQLTGLQSSWSGQAATAFQGAVSDWRATQLQVEQSLAHLNQALGMAATQYADAEQANARLFLR, from the coding sequence ATGACCACGTATCACGTCGACGCCGCACAGGTCTCCGCGGCGACGCAGACCGTCCAGGGCACCATCGGCCGCATCCAGGCGGAGGTGTCGTCGCTCCTCGGCCAGCTGACCGGGCTGCAGTCGTCGTGGTCGGGGCAGGCCGCCACGGCGTTCCAGGGCGCCGTCTCCGACTGGCGGGCCACGCAGCTGCAGGTCGAGCAGAGCCTCGCGCACCTCAACCAGGCGCTCGGCATGGCCGCCACGCAGTACGCCGACGCGGAGCAGGCCAACGCGAGGCTGTTCCTGCGCTGA
- a CDS encoding helix-turn-helix domain-containing protein, protein MASQGGGSDDDRWSAAAVLADPLRRRVYAAVVEHDEAVSRDVVARELDLPRSTAAFHLERLAAAGLLAVEFRRLNGRSGPGAGRPSKLYRRSDREFALDLPRRLYAVAGGVMADAIQQAMTGASPKAALHDAADRAGRRLALGAPALDVALERSGFEPRPDGGDTVLGTCPFHKLAAQHPEVVCDLNHALVCAMAQEVGDDAGRVHLDPGAGGCCLRISAASVASK, encoded by the coding sequence ATGGCATCCCAAGGCGGCGGCTCCGACGACGACCGCTGGTCGGCGGCGGCGGTCCTGGCCGATCCGCTGCGGCGACGCGTCTACGCCGCCGTCGTCGAGCACGACGAGGCCGTCAGTCGAGACGTCGTCGCCCGCGAGCTCGACCTGCCTCGGTCCACCGCCGCGTTCCACCTCGAACGCCTGGCCGCAGCGGGCCTCCTCGCCGTGGAGTTCCGCCGCCTCAACGGCCGCTCCGGGCCGGGGGCGGGGCGGCCGTCGAAGCTCTACCGGCGCAGCGACCGGGAGTTCGCGCTCGACCTGCCCCGGCGCCTGTACGCCGTCGCCGGCGGCGTCATGGCCGACGCCATCCAGCAGGCGATGACGGGCGCCTCTCCGAAAGCCGCGCTGCACGACGCGGCCGATCGTGCCGGCCGTCGCCTCGCCCTCGGCGCACCGGCGCTCGACGTCGCCCTCGAGCGATCGGGGTTCGAACCCCGGCCCGACGGCGGGGACACCGTGCTCGGCACCTGCCCCTTCCACAAGCTCGCGGCGCAGCATCCCGAGGTCGTCTGCGACCTCAACCACGCCCTGGTCTGCGCCATGGCGCAGGAGGTCGGCGATGACGCCGGTCGGGTGCACCTCGACCCCGGCGCCGGCGGATGCTGCCTGCGGATCTCCGCGGCATCCGTAGCATCCAAGTGA
- a CDS encoding ATP-binding protein produces MHQTINERWNRISLRTKITGVTVLMLTLGLLVSGIGTAAMLRSYVEEQTKGKLAAIASGDLMKYFTDEGGDADPGTNLDDLAFRPAEDVFVAVYDEQTGKWAHNWGDRDRAELPQLPAMLTPAMVNEKNAGGYQVFPLRDSDGNSTFRAVAALMTADQHGTYAPIIIAVSSKATEQLLAVYLTIFLGFGLGVVLIGALLTRMLVTSTFTPLREVERTAAAIADGDFSQRLGGATPNTEVGRLNRSLNTMLNRIDRAFRDRARTIEQMRRFVGDASHELRTPLVSVRGYAELYRMGALQSPEEVAQAMDRIEKEAIRMGGLVEDLLALARLDEAKPLELAEVDLVPLARDAALDAMAANPARTVTVIAPEELGTTDAATPAPELEVELEAERPATGAISFAGATLARLRGRRPRGEVTHAGAPRRPGGPKSTGSASGGSRRQSARSRAAATDAASATVAETAAMASGTGRSTASASPAEATSRSAQGGAVVTAPVRRAVVLAEENKIRQVITNLMANAIRFTSDDSPIDIRVSIDDPAERAMIEVIDHGEGIPPQIREKIFQRFWRADTSRTRETGGSGLGLAIVSSIVAAHNGTVDVVETPGGGATFRVSLPLAGSAAAPQSVTAG; encoded by the coding sequence ATGCATCAGACGATCAACGAGCGGTGGAACCGCATCTCCCTGCGCACCAAGATCACGGGTGTGACGGTCCTGATGCTGACCCTCGGGCTGCTCGTCTCCGGCATCGGCACGGCCGCCATGCTCCGCTCCTACGTCGAGGAGCAGACGAAGGGCAAGCTCGCGGCCATCGCTTCGGGCGACCTCATGAAGTACTTCACCGACGAGGGCGGCGACGCCGATCCGGGCACCAACCTCGACGACCTCGCGTTCCGGCCCGCCGAAGACGTGTTCGTCGCCGTCTACGACGAGCAGACGGGCAAGTGGGCGCACAACTGGGGCGACCGCGACCGCGCCGAGCTGCCGCAGCTGCCCGCCATGCTGACGCCCGCGATGGTCAACGAGAAGAACGCCGGCGGCTACCAGGTGTTCCCGTTGCGGGACTCCGACGGCAACTCGACCTTCCGGGCCGTGGCCGCGCTCATGACGGCCGACCAGCACGGCACCTACGCGCCGATCATCATCGCCGTGTCGTCGAAGGCGACCGAGCAGCTGCTCGCCGTCTACCTCACCATCTTCCTGGGCTTCGGGCTCGGCGTCGTCCTCATCGGCGCCCTGCTGACCCGCATGCTCGTGACCTCGACGTTCACGCCGCTGCGCGAGGTGGAGCGCACGGCCGCCGCGATCGCCGACGGCGACTTCAGCCAGCGCCTCGGCGGGGCCACGCCCAACACCGAGGTCGGCCGGCTCAACCGCTCGCTCAACACGATGCTCAACCGCATCGACCGCGCGTTCCGGGACCGCGCACGCACCATCGAGCAGATGCGCCGCTTCGTCGGCGACGCCTCGCATGAGCTGCGCACGCCCCTCGTCTCGGTGCGCGGCTACGCGGAGCTCTACCGCATGGGCGCCCTGCAGAGCCCCGAAGAGGTCGCGCAGGCCATGGACCGCATCGAGAAGGAGGCCATCCGCATGGGCGGCCTGGTCGAGGACCTCCTGGCCCTGGCCCGGCTCGATGAGGCCAAGCCGCTCGAGCTCGCCGAGGTCGACCTGGTGCCGCTCGCGCGCGATGCCGCGCTCGACGCGATGGCGGCGAACCCCGCCCGCACGGTGACAGTGATCGCGCCCGAGGAGCTCGGCACCACGGATGCCGCGACTCCGGCGCCCGAGCTCGAGGTGGAGCTCGAGGCCGAGCGACCGGCGACCGGCGCCATCTCCTTCGCCGGCGCGACCCTCGCGCGGCTTCGGGGCCGTCGACCACGCGGCGAGGTGACGCACGCCGGAGCCCCGCGACGACCGGGTGGCCCGAAGTCCACCGGCTCGGCATCCGGCGGGTCGCGCCGGCAGTCGGCGCGATCTCGTGCTGCGGCGACGGATGCCGCGTCCGCAACGGTCGCGGAGACCGCCGCCATGGCGTCCGGCACGGGCCGGTCGACGGCTTCCGCCTCGCCCGCGGAGGCGACGAGTCGGTCCGCCCAGGGCGGCGCCGTGGTGACCGCACCGGTGCGGCGCGCGGTGGTGCTCGCCGAGGAGAACAAGATCCGGCAGGTCATCACGAACCTCATGGCGAACGCCATCCGGTTCACGTCCGACGACAGCCCGATCGACATCCGCGTGTCGATCGACGATCCCGCCGAACGCGCGATGATCGAGGTCATCGATCACGGCGAGGGCATCCCGCCGCAGATCCGCGAGAAGATCTTCCAGCGCTTCTGGCGCGCCGACACGTCGCGCACCCGCGAGACCGGCGGCTCGGGCCTCGGGCTCGCCATCGTCTCGTCCATCGTGGCCGCGCACAACGGCACGGTGGACGTGGTGGAGACGCCCGGCGGCGGCGCGACGTTCCGCGTCTCCCTCCCGCTCGCGGGCTCGGCCGCGGCTCCGCAGTCGGTCACCGCCGGCTGA
- a CDS encoding DUF3048 domain-containing protein has protein sequence MAWPARSAAAFRGAALTVVAVSVLLVTGCSGPPVLVPVATPSPTARPAGDSGPPVTVAFSPLRGTRLEEPAAPHPSIAVKIDNHEEARPQIALNRSDIAFEELVEGGLTRYLVVWHSDVPESVGPVRSVRPMDPDIASPFGGIMSYSGGQEQFVEMMMATPLVNIVFDFDDTGLFERADERPSPHDVILAAAEAVSRNASLAPPPVQFSYGTRDPLAAPALAATPTSRIDLVFSEARFPSWEWDATSGAWLRSQEGAPDSEASGDRVRATNVVTLRVGIDWSYGEVPRTVMVGSGEAWASVAGRTVHGTWTKDAAAAPIVLTADDGSRIRLAPGNTWVELVPDEGSATFVP, from the coding sequence ATGGCGTGGCCCGCTCGCTCGGCCGCCGCGTTCCGTGGTGCAGCGCTCACCGTGGTCGCGGTCTCCGTCCTGCTCGTCACCGGATGCAGCGGCCCGCCGGTCCTCGTGCCGGTGGCGACGCCCTCGCCGACCGCTCGACCGGCCGGCGACAGCGGACCGCCGGTCACCGTCGCGTTCAGCCCGCTGCGGGGCACGCGACTCGAGGAGCCGGCGGCGCCGCATCCGTCGATCGCCGTCAAGATCGACAACCATGAGGAGGCGCGTCCGCAGATCGCCCTCAACCGGAGCGACATCGCGTTCGAGGAGCTCGTCGAGGGCGGGCTCACCCGGTACCTCGTGGTCTGGCATTCCGACGTGCCCGAGTCCGTCGGCCCGGTGCGATCGGTGCGCCCCATGGACCCCGACATCGCCTCGCCGTTCGGCGGTATCATGTCGTACTCGGGCGGGCAGGAGCAGTTCGTCGAGATGATGATGGCGACGCCCCTCGTCAACATCGTCTTCGACTTCGACGACACCGGGCTCTTCGAGCGCGCCGATGAGCGCCCGAGTCCGCACGACGTCATCCTCGCCGCCGCCGAGGCGGTCTCGCGCAACGCCTCGCTCGCGCCGCCGCCCGTGCAGTTCTCCTACGGGACGAGGGATCCCCTCGCCGCACCGGCACTCGCCGCGACGCCGACCTCGCGCATCGACCTCGTCTTCTCGGAGGCGCGATTCCCGTCGTGGGAGTGGGACGCGACCTCCGGCGCATGGCTCCGTTCCCAGGAGGGGGCACCCGACTCCGAGGCATCGGGCGACCGGGTGCGCGCGACCAACGTCGTCACCCTGCGGGTCGGCATCGACTGGAGCTACGGCGAGGTGCCGCGCACGGTCATGGTGGGCTCGGGCGAGGCATGGGCCTCGGTCGCCGGCAGGACGGTGCACGGGACGTGGACGAAGGATGCCGCGGCCGCGCCGATCGTCCTCACGGCCGACGACGGCAGCCGGATCCGGCTCGCGCCGGGCAACACGTGGGTCGAGCTCGTGCCCGACGAGGGCTCGGCGACGTTCGTGCCCTGA
- a CDS encoding DUF3263 domain-containing protein, with translation MGVEHVPSRGDGDAVLDDRAIRVLAFEGRAWQQPGLKAQAIRDEFGISAARYYRILGELIDSPAALRHDPMLVKRLQRMREARAAMRARRSLSIGRALD, from the coding sequence ATGGGCGTTGAGCACGTGCCCTCCCGCGGCGACGGCGACGCCGTGCTCGACGACCGGGCGATCCGCGTGCTGGCCTTCGAGGGCCGTGCGTGGCAGCAGCCGGGCCTCAAGGCGCAGGCCATCCGCGACGAGTTCGGCATCTCCGCCGCCCGGTACTATCGGATCCTCGGAGAGCTCATCGATTCACCCGCTGCGCTCCGTCACGACCCGATGCTCGTCAAGCGCCTGCAACGGATGCGTGAGGCGCGCGCAGCGATGCGAGCCCGTCGCTCGCTCTCGATCGGCCGCGCGCTCGACTGA
- a CDS encoding cold-shock protein, protein MANGTVKWFNAEKGYGFITVDDGGQDVFVHYSAIDMSGYKVLEEGQQVVFEVGTGSKGPQAEGVRPA, encoded by the coding sequence ATGGCGAACGGAACCGTGAAGTGGTTCAACGCTGAAAAGGGTTATGGATTCATCACCGTCGACGACGGGGGCCAGGACGTGTTCGTCCACTACTCCGCGATCGACATGTCCGGCTACAAGGTGCTCGAAGAGGGCCAGCAGGTCGTCTTCGAGGTCGGCACGGGGTCCAAGGGGCCGCAGGCCGAGGGCGTGCGTCCCGCCTAG
- the groL gene encoding chaperonin GroEL (60 kDa chaperone family; promotes refolding of misfolded polypeptides especially under stressful conditions; forms two stacked rings of heptamers to form a barrel-shaped 14mer; ends can be capped by GroES; misfolded proteins enter the barrel where they are refolded when GroES binds), with product MAKIIAFNEEARRGLERGLNQLADAVKVTLGPRGRNVVLEKKWGAPTITNDGVSIAKEIELDDPYEKIGAELVKEVAKKTDDVAGDGTTTSVVLAQALVREGLRNVAAGADPISLKRGIEKAVAAVSEELLAAAKEIETKEEIAATASISAADPQIGEIIAEAIDKVGKEGVVTVEESNTFGTELELTEGMRFDKGYLSAYFVTDPERQEAVFEDPYILIVNSKVSNIKDLLPIVDKVIQTGKQLLIIAEDVDGEALATLIVNKIRGIFKSVAVKAPGFGDRRKAQLQDIAILTGGQVISEEVGLKLENVTLDLLGQARKVVITKDETTIVEGAGDPEAIAGRVAQIRAEIENTDSDYDREKLQERLAKLAGGVAVIKAGAATEVELKERKHRIEDAVRNAKAAVEEGIVAGGGVALIQAGAKAFAKLSLTGDEATGANIVKVAIEAPLKQIALNAGLEPGVVANRVAELPDGHGLNAATGEYGDLLAQGIIDPAKVTRSALQNAASIAGLFLTTEAVVAEKPEKNPVPAGDPTGGMDF from the coding sequence ATGGCAAAGATCATTGCTTTCAACGAGGAGGCCCGCCGCGGGCTCGAGCGTGGACTCAACCAGCTCGCCGACGCGGTCAAGGTGACCCTCGGCCCGCGCGGTCGCAACGTCGTGCTCGAGAAGAAGTGGGGCGCCCCCACGATCACGAACGACGGCGTGTCGATCGCCAAGGAGATCGAGCTCGACGACCCGTACGAGAAGATCGGCGCCGAGCTCGTCAAGGAGGTCGCCAAGAAGACCGATGACGTCGCCGGCGACGGCACCACGACCTCGGTCGTGCTCGCCCAGGCGCTCGTGCGCGAGGGCCTCCGCAACGTGGCCGCAGGCGCCGACCCCATCTCGCTGAAGCGCGGCATCGAGAAGGCCGTCGCGGCCGTCTCCGAGGAGCTCCTCGCCGCTGCGAAGGAGATCGAGACCAAGGAAGAGATCGCCGCGACCGCGTCGATCTCCGCCGCCGACCCCCAGATCGGCGAGATCATCGCCGAGGCGATCGACAAGGTCGGCAAGGAGGGCGTCGTCACCGTCGAGGAGTCGAACACCTTCGGCACCGAGCTGGAGCTGACCGAGGGCATGCGCTTCGACAAGGGCTACCTGTCGGCGTACTTCGTCACGGACCCCGAGCGCCAGGAGGCGGTCTTCGAGGACCCGTACATCCTCATCGTCAACAGCAAGGTCTCGAACATCAAGGACCTGCTCCCCATCGTCGACAAGGTCATCCAGACCGGCAAGCAGCTCCTCATCATCGCTGAGGACGTCGACGGCGAGGCGCTCGCGACCCTGATCGTGAACAAGATCCGCGGCATCTTCAAGTCGGTCGCCGTGAAGGCTCCCGGCTTCGGCGACCGTCGCAAGGCGCAGCTGCAGGACATCGCGATCCTCACCGGCGGCCAGGTCATCTCCGAGGAGGTCGGCCTCAAGCTCGAGAACGTCACCCTCGATCTGCTCGGCCAGGCCCGCAAGGTCGTCATCACCAAGGACGAGACGACCATCGTCGAGGGCGCGGGCGACCCCGAGGCCATCGCCGGCCGCGTGGCGCAGATCCGTGCCGAGATCGAGAACACCGACTCGGACTACGACCGCGAGAAGCTCCAGGAGCGCCTCGCGAAGCTCGCCGGCGGCGTCGCCGTCATCAAGGCGGGCGCGGCCACCGAGGTCGAGCTCAAGGAGCGCAAGCACCGCATCGAGGACGCCGTCCGCAACGCGAAGGCCGCCGTCGAGGAGGGCATCGTCGCCGGTGGTGGCGTGGCCCTCATCCAGGCCGGCGCGAAGGCGTTCGCGAAGCTCTCGCTCACGGGCGACGAGGCGACCGGCGCGAACATCGTCAAGGTCGCCATCGAGGCGCCGCTCAAGCAGATCGCACTCAACGCGGGCCTCGAGCCCGGCGTCGTGGCGAACCGCGTCGCGGAGCTGCCCGACGGCCACGGCCTCAACGCCGCGACCGGCGAGTACGGCGACCTGCTCGCGCAGGGCATCATCGACCCCGCCAAGGTGACGCGTTCGGCGCTGCAGAATGCCGCATCGATCGCCGGCCTCTTCCTCACCACGGAGGCCGTCGTCGCCGAGAAGCCCGAGAAGAACCCGGTTCCGGCCGGCGACCCCACGGGCGGCATGGACTTCTAG
- a CDS encoding DMT family transporter codes for MTENPSTDAAAPVAPSEHPHRHAHVERTRLPMWLAIVFALACGALTALQSRINGQLAHALDDPFTAAAISFGSGLVILLVVLAAWRPGRVGIGRVVVALRERRIAWWMLFGGIAGAWFVTTQGLSVAVVGVALFTVAIVAGQTLGGIVFDLLGLGPGGRRPLTVTRVVGAVLALAAVGWAVSAQLGGDVPVLLMLLPFTAGLGAAWQQAVNGRVRSAAESALTATVGNFAVGTAALVVVMLVHAASVGWPESMPTEPWLYAGGAIGCIFIAGQAVLVRIVGVLVLALCGVAGQLAAALSLDLLAPAAGRPVDAATIGGTLLALVAVVIASVGWTRRRHAAPPGPMHDAAPAEGASRAS; via the coding sequence TTGACCGAGAATCCCAGCACGGATGCCGCGGCGCCCGTCGCACCGTCCGAGCACCCGCATCGGCATGCCCACGTCGAACGGACGCGGTTGCCGATGTGGCTCGCGATCGTGTTCGCGCTCGCGTGCGGCGCGCTGACGGCGCTCCAGTCGCGCATCAACGGACAGCTCGCCCACGCGCTCGACGACCCGTTCACGGCGGCGGCGATCTCGTTCGGGAGCGGCCTCGTGATCCTCCTCGTCGTACTCGCGGCGTGGCGGCCGGGCCGTGTCGGCATCGGCCGGGTGGTCGTCGCGCTCCGCGAGCGCCGGATCGCCTGGTGGATGCTCTTCGGCGGCATCGCCGGCGCCTGGTTCGTGACGACCCAGGGCCTCTCGGTCGCGGTCGTCGGCGTGGCCCTCTTCACCGTGGCGATCGTGGCGGGCCAGACCCTCGGCGGCATCGTCTTCGACCTGCTCGGGCTCGGCCCCGGCGGCCGGCGTCCGCTCACCGTCACCCGAGTGGTCGGCGCCGTGCTGGCGCTCGCAGCCGTCGGCTGGGCGGTCTCGGCCCAGCTCGGCGGCGACGTGCCCGTGCTGCTGATGCTGCTGCCGTTCACCGCCGGCCTGGGGGCCGCCTGGCAGCAGGCCGTGAACGGGCGGGTGCGCAGCGCGGCCGAGAGCGCGCTGACGGCGACCGTCGGGAACTTCGCGGTCGGCACCGCGGCCCTCGTCGTCGTGATGCTCGTGCACGCGGCATCCGTCGGCTGGCCCGAGTCGATGCCCACCGAGCCGTGGCTGTACGCGGGCGGCGCGATCGGCTGCATCTTCATCGCCGGCCAGGCGGTGCTCGTGCGCATCGTGGGCGTGCTCGTGCTCGCGCTGTGCGGTGTCGCCGGGCAGCTCGCGGCGGCGCTGTCGCTCGACCTGCTCGCGCCGGCGGCCGGACGCCCGGTCGACGCCGCCACGATCGGCGGAACCCTGCTGGCGCTGGTGGCCGTGGTGATCGCGAGCGTCGGGTGGACGCGCCGGCGCCATGCGGCACCGCCCGGGCCGATGCACGACGCGGCACCCGCCGAAGGGGCTAGTCGAGCGTCGTGA
- the folE gene encoding GTP cyclohydrolase I produces the protein MSPDGTPALVPLHAVADDEAPPIDRDRAQRAMADLLAALGQDLGSPHLADTPRRATDALIELLSPEPFRVTTFPNDEGYGDLVLLTEIPFHSLCEHHLLPFRGVAHVGYLPGDRLVGLSKLARIVEHVSRALQVQERMTEQIAEWLDVELAPRGVGVVLEAEHLCMSLRGPRIVGSVTTTSRFSGLLTEDPRLRQAFESRCATRGTGRAS, from the coding sequence ATGAGCCCCGATGGAACGCCCGCCCTCGTGCCGCTGCACGCCGTCGCCGACGACGAGGCGCCCCCGATCGACCGCGATCGCGCGCAGCGCGCGATGGCCGACCTGCTCGCCGCCCTCGGCCAGGACCTCGGGTCGCCGCACCTCGCCGACACGCCGCGGCGCGCGACCGACGCGCTCATCGAACTGCTGTCGCCCGAGCCCTTCCGGGTCACCACGTTCCCGAACGACGAGGGATACGGCGACCTCGTGCTCCTCACCGAGATCCCGTTCCACTCGCTCTGCGAGCACCACCTGCTCCCGTTCCGCGGCGTCGCCCACGTCGGCTACCTGCCGGGGGACCGCCTGGTCGGCCTGTCGAAGCTCGCGCGGATCGTCGAGCACGTGTCGAGGGCGCTCCAGGTGCAGGAGCGGATGACGGAGCAGATCGCCGAGTGGCTCGACGTCGAGCTCGCCCCGCGCGGCGTGGGCGTCGTGCTCGAGGCCGAACACCTCTGCATGTCACTGCGCGGGCCACGTATCGTGGGCAGCGTGACCACGACGAGCAGGTTCTCCGGACTCCTCACCGAGGATCCGCGCCTCCGACAGGCATTCGAGTCGCGGTGCGCGACCCGGGGAACGGGGCGGGCCTCATGA
- a CDS encoding LytR C-terminal domain-containing protein, translating into MAQKFPRDRFDSIPHGIERVGAHRAPARRGAGWVAFGWAALVTVVLVAVGIGGVVLFNDRLNFGDTGVATPTPTPAVTAPPTVAPDIPVTVLNGTTTAGLAARAAETLTAAGIPVGTTANASENDLTETVVYYATPDLEGAARGVAAAIPEADVRLSEQFAQIGTPLVLVVGSDYATATGG; encoded by the coding sequence ATGGCGCAGAAGTTCCCCCGCGATCGTTTCGACTCCATTCCGCACGGCATCGAGCGGGTCGGAGCGCACCGCGCGCCCGCGCGGCGCGGCGCCGGCTGGGTGGCGTTCGGCTGGGCCGCGCTCGTCACCGTCGTGCTTGTCGCGGTCGGCATCGGCGGCGTCGTGCTCTTCAACGACCGGCTGAACTTCGGCGACACCGGCGTGGCCACGCCCACACCCACCCCCGCGGTGACCGCGCCGCCGACGGTCGCTCCCGACATCCCCGTCACGGTGCTGAACGGCACGACGACCGCCGGCCTCGCCGCCCGGGCGGCCGAGACGTTGACGGCCGCGGGCATCCCCGTCGGCACGACCGCCAACGCGAGTGAGAACGACCTGACCGAGACGGTCGTCTACTACGCCACCCCCGATCTCGAGGGCGCCGCTCGCGGTGTCGCCGCCGCGATCCCCGAGGCCGACGTGCGCCTCTCCGAGCAGTTCGCCCAGATCGGCACCCCGCTCGTGCTCGTGGTCGGATCCGACTACGCGACGGCCACCGGCGGGTGA
- the msrB gene encoding peptide-methionine (R)-S-oxide reductase MsrB: MEYRVNKSDEEWRAELGEERYSVLREAATERPWTGELLDEERAGVYACAACGAELFKSGTKFDSGCGWPSFYESVRPEAVQLIEDTSLGMVRTEVRCAACGSHLGHVFPDGFGTPTGDRYCMNSIALDFTAES, from the coding sequence GTGGAGTACCGCGTGAACAAGAGCGACGAGGAATGGCGCGCGGAGCTCGGCGAGGAGCGCTACTCCGTGCTGCGCGAGGCCGCGACGGAGCGCCCGTGGACGGGCGAGCTGCTCGACGAGGAGCGGGCGGGCGTGTATGCGTGCGCGGCCTGCGGAGCCGAGCTCTTCAAGAGCGGCACCAAGTTCGACTCCGGCTGCGGCTGGCCCAGCTTCTACGAGTCGGTGCGGCCCGAGGCCGTGCAGCTCATCGAGGACACCTCCCTCGGCATGGTGCGCACCGAGGTGCGCTGCGCCGCCTGCGGCTCGCACCTCGGTCACGTCTTCCCCGACGGATTCGGCACGCCGACCGGCGACCGTTACTGCATGAACTCGATCGCCCTCGACTTCACCGCGGAGTCCTGA
- a CDS encoding response regulator transcription factor, translating to MSDGPRILIVDDEPNIRDLLTTSLRFAGFAVRAVGNGAQTISAVLEEEPDLIILDVMLPDMNGFGVTKRLRSAGYTAPILFLTAKDDTEDKITGLTVGGDDYVTKPFSLDEIVARIKAILRRTMHAEEDAVIRTGELTMDQDTHEVLVGDVPVELSPTEFKLLRYLMLNPNRVLSKAQILDHVWEYDFNGDAGIVESYISYLRRKLDQHSNEPLIQTKRGFGYMLKSSKP from the coding sequence ATGAGCGATGGACCACGCATTCTCATCGTCGATGACGAGCCCAATATCCGCGATCTCCTCACCACGAGCCTCCGGTTCGCCGGCTTTGCCGTGCGCGCCGTCGGCAACGGCGCGCAGACCATCTCGGCCGTGCTCGAGGAGGAGCCCGACCTGATCATCCTCGACGTCATGCTGCCCGACATGAACGGGTTCGGCGTCACCAAGCGACTCCGCTCGGCGGGCTACACCGCCCCCATCCTGTTCCTCACCGCGAAGGACGACACCGAGGACAAGATCACCGGCCTCACGGTCGGCGGCGACGACTACGTCACCAAGCCGTTCAGCCTCGACGAGATCGTGGCGCGCATCAAGGCGATCCTGCGGCGCACCATGCACGCCGAGGAGGACGCGGTCATCCGCACCGGCGAGTTGACCATGGACCAGGACACTCACGAGGTGCTCGTCGGCGACGTGCCCGTCGAACTCTCCCCCACCGAGTTCAAGCTGCTCCGCTACCTCATGCTGAACCCGAACCGCGTGCTCTCGAAGGCCCAGATCCTCGACCACGTGTGGGAGTACGACTTCAACGGGGACGCCGGCATCGTCGAGAGCTACATCTCCTACCTCCGCCGCAAGCTCGACCAGCACTCGAACGAGCCGCTGATCCAGACGAAGCGGGGATTCGGGTACATGCTGAAGTCCTCCAAGCCCTGA
- a CDS encoding nitroreductase family protein: MASVLDAALARRSSPKVTDAAPDDAALVALLDAAGRVADHAALRPWRVIALRGPARERLGAALAAAAGAEGEAAAKLAGKPLRAPLLLAVVAVTTPDHPKVPEWEQEASAAGVAHLLSLLLDDAGWGVMWRTGPFTRHPLVAAMHGLAPNERLLGWLYVGGRTEARRPEGRTDPLAAARLTTLD, encoded by the coding sequence GTGGCGTCGGTGCTCGACGCGGCCCTCGCCCGGCGGTCGTCGCCGAAGGTGACGGATGCCGCGCCCGACGATGCGGCGCTCGTCGCGCTGCTCGACGCGGCGGGCCGAGTCGCCGACCACGCCGCGCTCCGGCCGTGGCGGGTCATCGCGTTGCGCGGACCCGCGCGTGAGCGGCTCGGTGCCGCGCTTGCCGCTGCGGCCGGCGCCGAGGGCGAGGCCGCGGCGAAGCTCGCGGGAAAGCCCCTGCGCGCGCCACTGCTCCTGGCGGTGGTCGCGGTGACGACGCCCGACCACCCGAAGGTGCCCGAGTGGGAGCAGGAGGCCTCCGCGGCCGGCGTCGCGCACCTCTTGAGCCTGCTGCTCGACGACGCGGGGTGGGGCGTGATGTGGCGCACCGGCCCGTTCACGCGGCATCCGCTCGTCGCCGCGATGCACGGCCTGGCGCCGAACGAGCGACTGCTCGGCTGGCTCTATGTCGGCGGCCGCACGGAGGCGCGCCGGCCCGAGGGTCGCACCGACCCCCTCGCCGCGGCGCGACTCACGACGCTCGACTAG